The Coccidioides posadasii str. Silveira chromosome 3, complete sequence genome contains a region encoding:
- a CDS encoding uncharacterized protein (EggNog:ENOG410PVYS) — MSYNGEILPGPAPTRLRQIALVAHDIDRAESLLTSVLGTEVIFIDPGVAKWGLRNILVAIGGDVIEVVSPTKSGTTAGRLLSKRGDGGYMIIMQTMDADWRRAFIESKGLGKVIFSHRLPDSVCIQYHPKRIKGGMMPELDSHRATPANPEPLASQFSQWHACGSDYASYSAGMRRCSHLHLVGIHCRLEPGDLDIEAALNQWEEVFGVPRTRENLQFTNAWMSFVEGKEGASDGLVSITIAVQGKQKLDRIFSAARSFDLPHGDGWIDMLGLRWHFVLSNDAAKL, encoded by the exons ATGAGTTATAACGGTGAAATCTTGCCTGGGCCAGCGCCGACACGGCTGCGGCAGATCGCCCTTGTTGCGCATGATATCGATCGCGCGGAGAGTTTACTG ACCTCCGTTCTCGGAACAGAGGTGATTTTTATTGATCCTGGAGTAGCGAAATGGGGCCTAAGAAACATCCTGG TTGCTATTGGCGGCGACGTCATTGAG GTCGTGTCACCGACAAAATCGGGCACAACTGCCGGCAGGCTTCTGTCCAAGAGGGGGGATGGGGGCTACATGATCATCATGCAGACCATGGATGCTGATTGGCGGCGTGCGTTCATCGAGTCGAAGGGCCTTGGTAAAGTCATCTTCAGTCATAGGTTGCCCGATAGTGTTTGTATTCAGTATCATCCAAAGCGCATAAAAG GCGGTATGATGCCTGAACTTGACTCCCACCGTGCAACGCCCGCAAACCCGGAGCCGCTGGCATCTCAGTTCTCGCAGTGGCATGCTTGCGGGTCGGACTATGCCTCCTACTCTGCCGGGATGAGGCGCTGCTCCCATCTTCATCTAGTCGGCATTCACTGCCGTCTAGAGCCTGGTGACTTGGATATAGAAGCCGCGTTAAATCAGTGGGAAGAGGTATTCGGCGTTCCGAGGACTCGCGAAAACTTGCAATTCACCAATGCCTGGATGAGCTTTGTTGAAGGTAAAGAAGGTGCAAGCGACGGTTTGGTATCAATCACCATCGCAGTTCAGGGGAAACAAAAACTAGATCGCATTTTTTCTGCGGCACGATCTTTTGACTTGCCACATGGAGATGGCTGGATAGATATGCTAGGTCTGAGATGGCACTTTGTCCTATCAAATGATGCCGCGAAACTGTAA